A single window of Pseudomonas lutea DNA harbors:
- a CDS encoding transporter substrate-binding domain-containing protein, producing MTFLDHEVLQDLAPEGVLRAAINFGNPVLAQQKADGSAQGISVELAKALAKELGVPLQMVTFDAAGKVFAALEEGVWNVAFLAIEPVREEQIAFSEPYVIIEGTYLVAADSAYQQVEDLDKAGVKIAVGKGAAYDLFLSRTLKHAQLERAATSAGAVDIYIEQSLDAAAGVRQPLEKIAAGDHSYRVLDGAFTSIRQAMAVPQSRQAGAAFVRDFVERKKAEGFVRAVLNENGQTDVMVAPLA from the coding sequence ATGACCTTTCTCGACCATGAAGTGCTGCAAGATCTGGCTCCGGAAGGTGTGCTGCGCGCCGCGATTAATTTCGGCAATCCTGTCCTGGCGCAACAGAAGGCGGATGGCTCAGCCCAAGGGATCTCGGTGGAATTGGCCAAGGCTTTGGCTAAGGAACTTGGCGTGCCGTTGCAGATGGTCACCTTTGATGCCGCCGGGAAGGTGTTCGCAGCGCTTGAAGAGGGCGTCTGGAATGTCGCATTTCTGGCCATTGAGCCCGTGCGCGAAGAGCAGATCGCCTTCAGCGAACCATACGTGATCATCGAGGGTACCTATTTGGTGGCCGCTGATTCGGCATATCAGCAGGTAGAGGACCTTGATAAGGCAGGCGTCAAAATCGCGGTGGGCAAAGGGGCCGCCTATGACCTGTTTCTTTCCCGCACGCTGAAGCATGCGCAGCTTGAACGTGCAGCAACCTCCGCCGGTGCCGTGGATATTTACATCGAGCAGTCTCTTGATGCAGCTGCGGGTGTAAGACAACCGCTGGAAAAGATCGCAGCCGGTGATCACTCTTACCGTGTTCTTGATGGGGCATTCACATCCATCCGCCAAGCCATGGCCGTTCCTCAATCTCGCCAGGCAGGTGCGGCGTTTGTCCGTGATTTTGTTGAGCGCAAGAAGGCTGAAGGCTTTGTGCGTGCTGTTCTGAACGAGAATGGCCAGACCGATGTGATGGTCGCGCCTTTGGCGTGA
- a CDS encoding alkene reductase, which produces MMSDRSASPVLQPVTLGGLQLKNRIVMAPMTRSRADDAGVQPDYVAEYYGQRAGAGLIVTEATNISAQARGYTRTPGIWTEAQIAAWKRVTDEVHRHDGKIFLQLWHTGRMSHPDMHNGGLPVAPSAIKPHGQIRVYEGMKDFVTPRALETDEIPLIVEDYRRAAQNAQIAGFDGVEVHSANNYLLEQFVRDSTNVRADRYGGSLQNRLRFPLDVVKAVIDVWGAERVGIRISPVTTTPGETPLDSNTMTTFGAYVAALSELGVLYIHEIEGVTQLSREEANGVDFKLLRQRFSGAYIANNQYTLDLAEQTLAAGEADLFSIGRPFIANPDLIYRLGSGAPLAEAPKVYWYGGDSTGYSDWPAMK; this is translated from the coding sequence ATGATGAGTGATCGTTCCGCGAGTCCCGTGCTGCAGCCCGTCACCCTGGGCGGACTGCAACTGAAAAACCGAATTGTGATGGCGCCGATGACTCGCAGTCGCGCCGATGATGCCGGTGTTCAGCCTGACTACGTCGCTGAATATTACGGCCAGCGGGCAGGCGCCGGTTTGATTGTGACTGAAGCGACCAATATTTCCGCCCAGGCTCGGGGCTACACGCGAACGCCCGGGATCTGGACTGAGGCGCAAATCGCCGCGTGGAAACGTGTGACCGATGAGGTGCATCGCCATGACGGTAAAATTTTCCTTCAGCTTTGGCACACCGGGCGCATGTCGCACCCTGACATGCACAACGGAGGGCTTCCCGTAGCGCCATCGGCGATCAAGCCTCATGGGCAAATCCGGGTTTATGAGGGAATGAAAGATTTCGTTACGCCCCGGGCGCTGGAAACCGATGAGATCCCGCTGATCGTAGAGGATTATCGCCGAGCCGCGCAGAACGCCCAGATCGCCGGTTTTGATGGTGTAGAAGTACATTCGGCTAATAACTATCTGCTTGAGCAGTTCGTTCGCGACAGCACGAATGTTCGCGCAGACCGTTATGGGGGTTCACTGCAAAACCGCCTGCGCTTCCCTCTGGATGTGGTCAAAGCAGTCATCGACGTGTGGGGCGCCGAACGTGTAGGCATCCGCATCTCTCCAGTAACTACAACGCCAGGCGAAACACCCCTGGACAGCAATACCATGACCACTTTCGGCGCCTATGTTGCCGCGCTATCTGAATTGGGCGTGCTGTATATCCATGAAATTGAGGGCGTAACTCAGCTCAGTCGCGAAGAGGCCAACGGCGTCGACTTTAAACTACTGCGGCAGCGTTTCAGCGGAGCCTACATCGCCAATAACCAGTACACACTTGATCTGGCCGAGCAAACGCTCGCGGCGGGGGAAGCGGACTTGTTTAGCATTGGCCGCCCTTTTATCGCCAACCCTGACCTGATTTATCGTCTGGGCAGCGGAGCGCCGTTGGCTGAAGCACCCAAGGTCTACTGGTACGGTGGTGACTCGACTGGCTATTCGGACTGGCCTGCGATGAAATAA
- a CDS encoding SDR family NAD(P)-dependent oxidoreductase, protein MKLNPAMGDALRVVLVTGSTSGIGAAIARKFSQEGYAVVLHSRNSADTGLGMVAELKRATYVQADLSIEADRVRLINEAIAAWGQLDVLVNNAGISRVIPHGDLASASSTVWHELNEINVVAPFHLVTLAESALRDAARSGRPGCIVNISSHAGVRPKGASIPYAVSKAALNHMTRLLAVSLGPEIRVNAVAPGLVDTPLTAEWTEAQALWRTRAPMRRAASPDDIAKAVAMLVESDYLTGEILLMDGGLNLT, encoded by the coding sequence ATGAAACTCAACCCGGCAATGGGTGACGCATTACGCGTAGTGTTGGTGACAGGATCGACATCCGGTATCGGCGCAGCCATTGCTCGCAAATTCAGCCAAGAAGGCTACGCCGTGGTGCTCCATTCCAGAAACTCTGCGGATACGGGACTCGGCATGGTTGCGGAACTGAAGCGGGCCACTTACGTGCAAGCTGATCTTTCCATCGAGGCGGACAGGGTCAGGCTCATCAATGAGGCTATTGCGGCGTGGGGACAGCTTGATGTTCTGGTCAATAACGCTGGTATCAGCAGAGTCATCCCGCACGGCGACCTTGCCTCTGCAAGCTCCACCGTATGGCACGAACTTAACGAGATTAATGTTGTTGCGCCGTTTCATTTGGTCACTTTGGCCGAGTCGGCGTTGCGCGATGCCGCCCGTTCCGGTCGACCAGGATGCATAGTAAACATCAGCTCCCACGCCGGTGTCCGTCCCAAGGGCGCATCGATTCCCTATGCGGTAAGCAAAGCTGCGCTGAATCACATGACCCGCTTGCTTGCGGTGTCGCTTGGGCCAGAAATTCGCGTAAACGCCGTGGCGCCTGGGTTGGTCGACACGCCTCTAACTGCAGAGTGGACAGAGGCTCAAGCGCTGTGGCGAACTCGGGCACCCATGCGCAGGGCCGCGAGCCCGGACGACATCGCAAAAGCGGTTGCCATGCTGGTCGAGTCAGACTATTTGACCGGAGAAATACTCCTTATGGATGGGGGATTGAATCTGACCTAG
- a CDS encoding alpha/beta fold hydrolase: protein MSHAGSAYNCSCCTGKKTAAVEPAKTVVLVHGAFADGSSWSKVIPLLEKAGLKVVAVQNSLDSLDGDVVAANRAINDAQGPVVLVGHSWAGAVISDAGVNDKVKSLVYVAAYAPDDGQSVYDSAKPYPQMPGLASFVKDADGYLKVSDAGVARFFAPDLSPSEQKLIAATQGALNSKALSQPVPHAAWHKVPSFAVVAANDLIISPQQQRDQAKRMNATSVEVPSSHVAMLAYPKTVADLIIKAAK from the coding sequence ATCTCTCACGCTGGCAGCGCTTACAACTGCAGTTGCTGCACAGGAAAAAAAACCGCCGCGGTAGAGCCCGCCAAAACGGTCGTACTCGTACACGGCGCGTTCGCTGACGGTTCATCGTGGAGCAAAGTGATTCCGTTACTTGAGAAAGCTGGACTGAAAGTGGTCGCGGTGCAGAATTCTCTGGACTCACTGGACGGCGACGTCGTAGCTGCCAACCGCGCGATCAACGATGCGCAAGGGCCTGTGGTTCTGGTAGGACACTCATGGGCAGGCGCTGTCATCAGCGACGCCGGCGTCAACGACAAGGTCAAATCCTTGGTGTATGTGGCGGCTTACGCACCTGATGATGGCCAATCTGTGTACGACTCAGCTAAACCCTATCCGCAGATGCCAGGATTGGCGTCTTTCGTGAAAGATGCCGATGGCTACCTGAAGGTCAGCGACGCAGGCGTCGCCAGGTTTTTCGCACCTGACCTTTCCCCTTCCGAACAGAAACTGATTGCCGCCACTCAAGGCGCCTTGAACAGCAAAGCACTGAGCCAGCCAGTGCCCCATGCTGCCTGGCACAAGGTGCCTTCATTCGCAGTGGTAGCCGCTAATGACTTGATCATCTCGCCGCAGCAGCAACGCGATCAGGCCAAGCGCATGAACGCCACTTCTGTCGAAGTGCCTTCAAGCCATGTTGCAATGCTTGCTTATCCGAAAACAGTCGCGGATCTGATTATCAAAGCGGCCAAATGA
- a CDS encoding DUF7661 family protein, with translation MMGMMVFQVFGRMMGVKKIDGDWQVFRLDESQGKHSRLWEIVIPDFVDEQGIATWLDDMYHESATAEYPTVVRIK, from the coding sequence ATGATGGGAATGATGGTCTTTCAGGTTTTCGGACGAATGATGGGTGTCAAGAAGATCGATGGAGATTGGCAGGTCTTTCGATTGGACGAAAGCCAAGGCAAGCACTCGCGGCTTTGGGAGATAGTGATTCCTGATTTTGTAGACGAGCAAGGGATCGCCACCTGGCTTGATGACATGTATCACGAATCGGCGACCGCTGAGTATCCGACCGTCGTTCGAATCAAGTGA
- a CDS encoding lipoprotein, whose protein sequence is MKRSISFGIVALTAVLGGCAANKPVNDPALVGSWKGLREANGKCQFLSWNTSFQQDGKFTVTFYRDAQQSQRIQVEHGTWTAANGKNAMKTVGVSSPDVYSYKFLDADTVHYTSVESDPAGDCQEDYSFTEHRIRG, encoded by the coding sequence GTGAAACGGAGTATCTCATTCGGCATCGTCGCCCTCACAGCAGTGCTTGGCGGCTGCGCAGCTAACAAACCTGTGAACGATCCAGCCTTGGTGGGCTCGTGGAAGGGTTTGCGAGAAGCAAACGGTAAGTGTCAGTTCTTGTCGTGGAATACCAGCTTCCAGCAAGACGGGAAATTCACGGTCACATTCTACCGGGACGCTCAGCAGTCCCAGCGCATCCAAGTGGAGCACGGGACATGGACAGCAGCTAACGGGAAGAATGCGATGAAGACAGTTGGCGTGTCCTCGCCAGACGTCTACAGCTACAAGTTCCTCGATGCCGACACCGTCCATTACACCAGTGTCGAATCAGATCCTGCAGGGGACTGCCAAGAAGACTACTCCTTCACGGAACATCGGATTCGCGGCTAA